TATCTCCAGCACATACATTAACCATTTTAGTTATTTCTGGAGCTGTTCTCGATGGAATCGGCTGGTATGAACCACTTATTGATTTTGCAGGAGCGGGAGTAACCGTCCCCATCACAAGCTTTGGGAATTCATTAGTCCACGGAGCCATACAAGAAGCGGAAACACATGGACTCATCGGCGTCGTAACCGGTATGTTTGAGGTAACAAGTGCCGGTATTTCTGCAGCTATTATATTTGGCGTCATTGGAGCCATCATATTTAAACCAAAAGGTTAGGGAGATGCTTTATGACAGTAGGATCACAAGTAAAAACATGTTACGCTACATTAAAATCAATTGAAGCAGGTCTGGACTTATTACATGCTTCAACAACTGAACAGGATTTAAAGAACACGATTGAGGAAGTAACTGGTTTCATAAAAGATGCACGGCATGATATGCATCAGCAAGTTATTTATATGGATAAACAAGAGCCGCAATATAAGTCATAAGGAGGGAAAATTATGCCAGAATGGATATCGATTATTATTCGCTCCATTATTTTAATCACCGTTTTATTTTTCTTTGTTAAGTGGCTAGGGGCAAAACAGCTGTCACAACTTAATATTTTTGAAACCATATCCGGCATTGTACTTGGAGGAATAGCCGCTTTTCATACAGTCGATCCGTACAGCAGTTTTTATTATGCTTTATTAGCGATGTTTGTCTGGTTTATTGCTGCATTTACAATTGAAAAATTATCTTTGAAAAGCAAACGAATCCGGGACTTCACAGATGGAAAGAGCACGGTTTTTATACAAAATGGAAAGATTATGGAGGAGAATTTAAAAAAAGAAGGTTATTCTACAGATGATCTGTTGGAAAAACTACGAAATAATAACCAATTTCTTGTTTCTGATGTGGAATTTGCTGTCCTGGAACCGACCGGAGAATTAAATGTGTTGCCCAAAAAAGAAAATCAGCCGGTTACCTTAAAAGACTTAAAAATTACCTCTGCACCGGCTAAAGAACCACAGACAGTCATCGCTGACGGAAATATACTACTGGAACCTCTGGCGAACGCCTCATTAAATCCCGCTTGGCTGGAGACAGAGCTAGAAAAACAAAATGTAACAGTAGACAATGTTTTCCTTGGCCAAGTCGATCATCAAGGCCAATTATTTCTGGACCTTTACGACGATCATATTGCAGTACCTGAACCTGCTCAACCGGCTCTGTTATTGGCCAGTATGAAAAAATGCCAAGCAGATTTAGAATTATTTGCCTTAGCAACAGACAACCCGGAAGCAAAAGTGTTATATGAACGAAACCAAAAACGGCTGCAAGAAGTTGTGAATCGAATGGAGCCTTTCTTAACATCATGAATATATGTCAAAAACAGCATTATATTTCACCAGTACCAATAAAAAAGAAGGCAGCGGGACTTCTATGCTGCATACTGGTCCCCTGCCTTTACTTTTTAATAAAATAAAACTGTTCCT
The nucleotide sequence above comes from Oceanobacillus timonensis. Encoded proteins:
- the spoVAE gene encoding stage V sporulation protein AE, with protein sequence MIFFWAFVIGGLICVIGQIMFDVFKLSPAHTLTILVISGAVLDGIGWYEPLIDFAGAGVTVPITSFGNSLVHGAIQEAETHGLIGVVTGMFEVTSAGISAAIIFGVIGAIIFKPKG
- a CDS encoding DUF1657 domain-containing protein; protein product: MTVGSQVKTCYATLKSIEAGLDLLHASTTEQDLKNTIEEVTGFIKDARHDMHQQVIYMDKQEPQYKS
- a CDS encoding DUF421 domain-containing protein yields the protein MPEWISIIIRSIILITVLFFFVKWLGAKQLSQLNIFETISGIVLGGIAAFHTVDPYSSFYYALLAMFVWFIAAFTIEKLSLKSKRIRDFTDGKSTVFIQNGKIMEENLKKEGYSTDDLLEKLRNNNQFLVSDVEFAVLEPTGELNVLPKKENQPVTLKDLKITSAPAKEPQTVIADGNILLEPLANASLNPAWLETELEKQNVTVDNVFLGQVDHQGQLFLDLYDDHIAVPEPAQPALLLASMKKCQADLELFALATDNPEAKVLYERNQKRLQEVVNRMEPFLTS